One window of the Rhipicephalus microplus isolate Deutch F79 chromosome 2, USDA_Rmic, whole genome shotgun sequence genome contains the following:
- the LOC142792327 gene encoding glutamate receptor-like produces MAEVTQVTADLAPPYSYAGYRDGKLCVDGIFGFVLEALADFVPFSYDLVYDHQLSFGVRLLNGTYTGIVGLIQNGAADLAASPVLLRYDRTEVVTYAPILFTSHCVLIAVAGEPGVNAFSYLFVFHWEVWALLLATIPVVSAALAFIEKRRPSTGGSFVWEMYENAWDILRSFAYEGHTAKTISHGGRLLYSIWWLTVLVLTNGFAGQLKASMAIKTEPPRFRSADEVAYRPAIRPMVWKDTVYETYIRTSERPSMQDLTRQVHRHGGFMAITDMYTPTAMEQLYSGRAVIVSDHYVTMHMLAKQCRLSGGKLYVAPEVLFSRFCTVAHSKHLPPELERRIHAKITSLVESGLNMKWEENSMQEWFRCQAMQQAGSSQTGELSFKVLRYDDMAAIFSLWAIMAALSVTVFLFELCFHRTWARRHHRLPRMNARRIARLTSQDTAWIAAARGNKKEENLGEHRRARRVYERAMYDGRCSLEF; encoded by the exons CTACGACCTCGTTTACGACCATCAACTGTCGTTCGGAGTACGCCTGCTCAATGGCACTTACACGGGCATCGTAGGGCTCATCCAGAATGGG GCTGCAGATCTGGCTGCTTCCCCCGTGCTGCTTCGCTACGATCGCACCGAGGTGGTGACGTACGCGCCCATCCTGTTCACCAGCCACTGTGTGCTCATCGCTGTCGCAGGGGAGCCaggcgtgaacgctttcagctaCTTGTTTGTATTCCACTGGGAG GTGTGGGCACTTCTCCTCGCCACGATTCCGGTGGTGTCCGCGGCTCTCGCATTCATCGAAAAGCGAAGACCGAGCACTGGTGGCAGCTTCGTGTGGGAAATGTATGAGAATGCGTGGGACATCCTGCGTTCTTTTGCCTACGAAG GACACACGGCAAAGACGATAAGCCACGGTGGTCGTCTCCTCTACTCGATCTGGTGGCTCACCGTTCTCGTGCTAACCAATGGTTTTGCGGGACAACTCAAAGCCAGCATGGCCATCAAGACAGAGCCACCGCGGTTCCGTTCTGCAGACGAAGTAGCGTACCGACCAGCCATAAGACCTATGGTTTGGAAAGACACCGTGTACGAAACTTACATAAGG ACTTCCGAGAGACCGTCAATGCAAGACCTGACCCGCCAGGTGCATCGACACGGCGGGTTCATGGCCATCACCGACATGTACACCCCGACAGCCATGGAACAACTGTACAGCGGCCGAGCGGTCATCGTGAGCGACCATTACGTCACCATGCACATGTTGGCCAAGCAGTGCCGATTGAGCGGAGGCAAGCTGTACGTGGCGCCAGAGGTGCTATTCTCTCGCTTCTGCACGGTGGCACACTCGAAGCACTTACCTCCCGAACTGGAGCGCAGGATTCACGCTAA AATAACCTCTCTCGTGGAGTCCGGTCTGAACATGAAGTGGGAGGAAAACAGCATGCAAGAGTGGTTCCGCTGCCAGGCCATGCAGCAGGCGGGCAGCTCGCAGACAGGCGAGCTGTCGTTCAAGGTGCTCCGATACGACGACATGGCGGCCATCTTCTCCCTCTGGGCGATCATGGCGGCCCTCTCGGTCACCGTCTTCCTGTTCGAGTTGTGCTTTCACAGGACGTGGGCCCGGCGTCACCACAGGCTGCCACGCATGAACGCCAGGCGGATCGCGCGCCTCACGTCACAAGACACGGCGTGGATCGCCGCGGCGCGcggaaacaaaaaagaagaaaatctaGGCGAACACAGGCGAGCGCGTCGTGTTTACGAGCGTGCGATGTACGACGGGCGCTGCAGTCTTGAGTTCTAA